A window of Nostoc sp. PCC 7120 = FACHB-418 genomic DNA:
AGCAATCAAATCAAGTATGGTTTTGTGTGGCCAATCGCTTAAAGAGTTATCACCGAGCCATTGAGCAACAGTTTCACTTAAGAAATAGCCGTAGTCTTGGTGGAATTTGTACGCAAGACTGATTTGTTTACCGATTTCGTTAATTTGTTCTTCTTTCATGGTTTTATCTGTTTCCTTGAAAACTTTTTTACAGTTCAGCTTTGAGTAACAAGCCCAAAGGAGTTAAGACCCAATAATTACCATGATCATCTTCAACTTCTTGCACAAATCCCCAATCTCGAAGCTCCTTCAAGACATCACTTAAAAATTCATCAATACCATCGCCGCCAAATCCACCACATTCAGCAATCATGGTAATAGTGCCTTGCATTTCGGTGTCGGCAAGAGCTTCTTGAGGTGAAGTGAGGATTTGAATCACATCCACATAAACTGTGCTGATAATACCTTGTTCATCATCGGTGGTAGTTGCTACTGTTTTTAAATCAAAAGGGATGATCATAAACTCTGGTGTTAAGTGATGGGTTTTGACAACTGATAACTGACAACTGACGACTATTTCTCATGCCGTTACTACAGCCTTTTTGAACGCCCCCGCCTGTCTGAGTTTCGCCGCAGGTTCAGGGTGTGCAAAGAACTCTTCAACAGCTTTCGTTAGCCCAGCCGCCACCGCAGGGTCATGACAAGCGTACACATAGATTTTTTGCTGAGTGCCTTGAACTATCCGCGTTTCCTGGCGATCGCCCAGATGTGGATAAAACGTCCGCACCCAAGTACCCAAATGCCCCCGATAGTGTGGGCCACTGGTAGGCACATTGCGACCTAGTTCACTCTCCGAGAAGTTGACAACACCAAGCCAGCGTTCTTCTGATGGGGTCAACATCTTGCGGTTATGTTCAGCCAAGAGATTAGCGGCGAAATCTTTCATCTGCTGTTCCATGTACGGGTTAAGTCGTCCGCCTGTGAGTTCAGCAAGCGTTTTCATGGACTGAACCAAGGTGTGCAAGCGCTGTTCGACTGGAGGAAGTGCGGGTACTGGGGCAGTGATAGGTTCTGGTTGCGTTGTGATTTTAGGCACTGACGCAACCAAATCTAAGATAATGGTTCTGACTTGGGCGGCAATTTCAGATTCACTCAACAACATTGCTATTCTGAGTGTGCCTAGAGGTGAAAATACCCTGGCTTGGGATGTTCGGGATGGTAGCTCCAAGTTGGAGCGAGCATCAGTTAAAGCTTTACCAGTTAGTTTTTTGGTTTCATGAGTCCGAAATTCCTTGCTGTTTCTCTCGTAAATATGCTTAATCCCTTGTATCGAATACTCAAAGTAATTGGCTAACTGGTCAACAGTAGCCCAGCCTTCTCCATTCCAAAGAGCAAAGACAATCGCTTTCGCTTTGCTGAGGATTTCTTGAGCGCGTGTATCATTTAAGTTGGAAATTGCAGATGTCCTTAAAGAAGGAGATTCAGTCAAAACATTTTGATTTAATGAGAGATTCATCATTAACTCCTTGCGAGAATATGTGTGTTAGAAAAGCACTCGAATTAAATCTCGTTCGCTAACTAACGCAAAGCGATTGGGTGTCGTCAAAGTTTGGGACAAAGTGGGTGACATCATTTCTACGGCGTAACACCAAGAATTATTTACCAGTTGAATTCCCACAATGAGCCGTTGCTTTGTTCCGTGAGGAAGACAACGCAGCATAACGCGATCGCCCAAACCAAAAGCAGGTTTTTTCAAATTGGTGGTTTGAGGATGTCCCAAAGGGATAATCTGATGCTTTGTTGCGCGTAAGATTTCTTGATTGCAGATAACTGTATATAGCCAGATATCGTAATGCCACTCAACACCACAGCAATAGCCGAATGTTCTAGTAGTTTTGAGGTACACTCTTTCTAACAAATTAGCTTCAGGAGGCAAAATCTTTTTATCACAAGGAGGAGAGAGATACCAATTTCTTTCGAGAGCAGAGATTACACAATTCATAAGTTTTAGCCAACTAAATATTTAAACTGTTTCTGATTTTGCTATTTGTACTTGCTGCATCCATGCCTTAATTGCAGTTAACTCATCAGCACCAGTAGCAACTACAGCAACTACCTGCTGCTGATATGAATGTTCAGCCTGATTGGAATTATCAACTTTGTCTGCTGCCCATCCTAAACACATGGTTTTTACCAGAGAATCAATCTTACTAATGGGTAATTCACTGGGGCTACTAACTTCTTGAAACTGCAAATATTCCTTGACCAAATCCAGAGGATAATTCAACAAAGTACGAATATATTTCACGCGCAAATCTTGAGGATGTGCTACAGATTTGGGTTGTGTTTGTTGTTCTGGCATTAGTGGAATAGATGAAAATGAACCACCCAAACGGGACTGAATTTCAGAAATGATTGAGAACCAATCAGCATTTGGGTTCCATTCGCTGCGAACTCTAACTTTACTTATTGCATCATAAAGCCGACAAAAGACTGTGTTCTCATCACCACTTGTAGCCGCAATAACTAGAGGCTTGGAAAAGTCATAAACTTGAGATGCTGCTAGTAAAAAGGTCTTAGCAAAATTGGTTTCTATGCCAGTTCTAATGATATATACTTCATCAGCAGAGACAACAATATCTAATTTAATACTGTCCTTACCTTTGTATTCTTTAGCAGTCACGCGCAGTTCTGATAAGTAACCAGTTAATCCTCTTTGCTGTACAGGGATGGGTTTATCTTGTTCGATATTGTAGTGATACCAGAGATATGTTTCACCACTTGATTCCCCATTTTTAACGTATAGATAAATGGGTTCAGGAGGATTACAAAGACCTAGTTTTATTTCTGTCATCATATTTTACCTCTACTGTGCAATAATAGATTTCCTGTAGTAAGATGCAGTGTTCAAAAATACTAGCGATCGCCCGAATTAATCACAGGCAAGTCGGGCGAGTTTCTTCTAATCGAAAGTATTGGCTGTATTAGCAGACTCTTGATTAGTTTCTAGCTCATCTTTGAGATAAGACAATGCAGTTTGAGCATCACCAATTTTTAAATCGGGATGATACTTAAGTGCTAAAAAGTCTGGGTGTTGAGCAATTTTAGATAACAGGTATTGACTAGCTTTAACTAATTCAATAAGGCTGATATTAGACATCAGTTAATCCTCCCAACTGTTCTTGAAGTGCTGTTATCTGCTGTTGATGCTCTTCAAGTTCTGCTTGCAACTGTGGCTGAAGTTCTGCAACAGAAAGCGTTTGAATTTGGTCGTCAAAGTAAGAGCGAACTTCTTCTGAGTTTTTGTCAGCCATCACCGTATAACGCCAGCCTGTACCGTACTCATAAGCCAAAAGAGTATCAGTAGCGTAGTATTGGATACCGATGATTAGCCCTTGCTTTGTGCGCTGTCCTAACGTGAATCTGGGGTATTCCCAGCCCTTGGGTATGCTAATAGTGGGTTGCATGATTTCGGTAAAGGTGAAGCTAATTGATGTTTTCTGTGGAAACGAGTAGGTAAGTGTTTATACTTGGAGCAACTAAACAGTCAAATTGAGTGGGCGACGAAGCCCACTTTTTGTTTAAACTGCCACTAATTCTCTGCTGCCCAAGACTGGTTCATACTCTCGCAATCTTTCCCACTGTTCAAATGTGAGCAAGTGAAAGGGTTTGTCTAGCATTTCCTCGCAAGACAAATCCTCAGATAGCAATTCAGGGACTATTTGCTGGGGTTCTAAAGAAGCTTGTACATAGCAGCAAAGGCCGTTCTTGTAGACAAATTCCACTAGTCTTTTGTCGTTGTGGTAAATCCCATCGTCAAGCAATTCCAAACCTAACTGTTCGCAACCAGTCGCAATCTGAGCCATGATTTCGTTTCCTGTGGTGCAGGGTTCTACAAATGCTTCTTGTAGTGGCAGTGTGCCTTGTTGGTACTGCTGCTTAACGTAGCTTTGGCATCTGGGGGCGGTAGTATCGCGGAAAATCTCTTGCCCGTTAATAATGACTCTCCAGTACAAGTCTTCGTGATTGTCGCAGTCAAAGCTAATGCTGGCTTTTAATTCCCCATCAGCAAATGCTTCTTGCTCATAGAAACAGATTTCAGCAATGGTGGGGACTTCTGAAATTTCACCTGGGATTGCTGGGTTGAGTGTCCCGTCCTTATGATGCCAGTCGATGAAGCGGTGGCATTGAGAAATAGCAAAGTGACGGAATTTTTCTTCACCATTTACCATAACTACCCAAGGCTGCATTACAAATTCGCTGTTGTCGTAGCTGATGTAGGCGATGAGTCTTTTTCCTGCGTAGACTTCACAGTGGTGAGGATTGATTTCTTGGGTGGTCAGTTCTTCGGGAGCTACAGCTTCGGCTTGGTCAGCAATGAAATTCTCTAGTTCGGCTTGGGCTTGCGCTTGTTCGTCAACTTTTTGAA
This region includes:
- a CDS encoding DUF1392 domain-containing protein, with product MNCVISALERNWYLSPPCDKKILPPEANLLERVYLKTTRTFGYCCGVEWHYDIWLYTVICNQEILRATKHQIIPLGHPQTTNLKKPAFGLGDRVMLRCLPHGTKQRLIVGIQLVNNSWCYAVEMMSPTLSQTLTTPNRFALVSERDLIRVLF